GAAGATCGAACCCAGCACCTCGGCAGCCAGGTGGTTACCCGAGATGCCCTTGGGCGGGTAGTAACCCTGCTGCGCGGCCTCGACCATGAACTTCGCCATCGTGGCCGGGTTGATCACGTAGTGGATGATGTGCTCCGGGGCGGCCGCTCGCATCGCCAGCACGTAGGCCGACATCGAGGTCTCCGAGATCGAGACGTCAGCGCGCTTCACCAGCTTCGAACCCGAGGCGTCCATGACCTGGGACACCGCGTTGCAGGCCAGCTGCATCTCCGGGCTGGTCAGGCACACCAGGCCGTAGGTCTTCGGCTTGATGACGTTGGCCGCCCAGTGGGCACCCGACATGGCCTCGTGGATCATCGACATGTGGGTGGGGAACATGAACGGGTCCTGCCACTCGGTCTGGGAGTAGGCCCAGGCGCCGAAGTAGGGCAGGTGGTACTGCTTGAGGTCGTCATGGATCGAGGCGGTCGCCCAGTCCACACCGGTGATCAGACCGAAGACCTGGTCCTGGCCGACCAGCTTCTTGATGCAGGCCTTGGCACGCGCGACCTCACCGGGGCCGTCGTCGCAGTCGGTCATCGACATGCGACGGCCCAGGATGCCACCGCGGTCGTTGATGGCCTGCATCGCCGCGAGGTCACCGTGGACCTGCGGGGTCACCAGGACGTTGCCCAGCGCCATGCCGTGCATGTTGATCGTGCCGAGCTTGATGGTGTCCTTGGTGACACCGATGTCGGTGGCGCCCTGCTTGGAGTCGTAGACCTTCTGGTTCGCGGCCTTGTCGCCGGCGGAGTCGGTCGACTTGACGTCGTTGCCACCACTGTTCGCGGTGTCGGCGGCGGTCGCAGCGGGAGCAGCGGCGTTCGCCTTGGTGACGGCCTTGGTGGCCTTGGTGGCCGACTTCGCGGCCGGGGCGGCCTTGACCGCGGCCGGGGCGGCAGCGGTGGTGGTGGAGGCGGCAGCCGGAGCAGCAGCCGGGGCCGCGGCAGCCGGGGCGGCGGCGGCCGGAGCAGCAGCGGCCGGGGCCGCGGCAGCGGGGGCGGCGGCGTCGGCGGCCGGAGCAGCCGGGGCCTGGGCCACCGAGTTCGAGTTTCCGCTGCTGCCACAAGCAGCGAGCACTAGAGCGACGGACGCGACGACCGGGACGGCCTTCACGACACGGGAGTTAATTCTCAAGGTAAGCGTCTCCTTCGAGTCCAGCGTCGGATCGAATTGGACACAGGTCGGCAACCACGCCGAGGAGTTCGCGTGGCTCCCGAATCCCCTCGGCGATCTGACTCCCGGGGGCACATGCGCTGATGCACCCGAGGGCTAGAACGAGGCTCCGAGAAGCGGGACGTTGCGCCCTGCGGACAGTGGCTTCGGGTCGACGCTCGACGACTACTGCTGCGCTGCCACGCCTGCCGTCTCACTTCGCCGTCCGACCGTCGACCGACCCCAGGTCAGCCGCCATCCGGAGGGGTGTTCTTGTCCGACGAGGAACGAGTTGAACCGCGACGCTGGTGACGGCTCGCACGTTCATCGGCGGATCACAATATGTCGGCGAAAGATGAGAAGAGTATGAGATTCGGGCGATTTCTGAGAAATTGCCCTCAGACCTGAGGAGCTGTCTGCGTGGATGTCTGAGGCGTCACACAGCCACGCAGGCCCGCGGCGGGGCCGCCGGCCGACTAGCCTCGGATCCGTGACGGAGGAACCCCGCCAGCCACTCCAGCGTTTCGAGGTGGAGATGTCGCCGGAGGTCGAGGTCGGGCTCCACGCCGACTTCGCCAACCTCTGGCACACGCAGGACACGATCGTGTTGGACTTCGCGGTGCTGCGGCAGCCTCCGTATCTGCAGATCGACGAGAGCGGCACCGAGGTGGCAGTCGCGCCGGCTCGGATCGTCGCCCGGGTCCGCCTGCCACCGCGGCAGATGTGGGAGCTCATGCGGGCCCTGGAGAAGGAACTGACCGCGTGGGAGAACGCGACGGGCGAGCGTATGCCGCCGCCCACCGCATGACGGTCGCGGCATGACCACGGCGACCAAGGCCGAGCCGCAGGGCTGGCGCCGGGCGGCCATCGACATTTCGCCGCTGCGTCACGTCGCGTTCCGGCGGCTGTGGGCCGGCAACGCGATCGCGTTCGTGGGCTTCCAGATCACCGCGGTGGCCGTTGCCGTCCAGGTCTACGACGTGACCGGCTCGTCGTTCTGGGTCGGCATGCTCGGCGCGGCCGGCCTGGTGCCGCTGATCGTCTTCGGGCTGTGGGGCGGAGCGGTGGCCGACGCCATCGACCGCCGCCGGCTCTTGCTGTTCGGGTCACTGCTGCTCTGGACCAGCACCGGGGGGCTGTTCGCGCAGGCGGCGACCGGGCTGGACAACCTCGGGGTGCTGCTGGCTCTGGTCGCACTGCAGTCGGCCGGATTCGCGGTGGCCTCGTCCACCCGTGGGGCGATCGTGCCGCGGTTGCTGCCCGAGGAGATGGTGGCCGCCGCGAACACCCTGAGCTTCACCACCTCGAACGTGGCGACGTTGGGCGGTCCGCTGCTGGCAGGCATTCTCATCGCCGACTCCTCGGTGACAGCCGCGTACGCCGCCGACGCCTTACTGTTCACCGCCGCGCTCTACGCGGCGATCCGATTGCCGAAGCTGCCGCCGGGCGAGATCCGCGAGGCCCCGGGGCTGCGCTCGGTGATCGACGGGTTAGCGTTCATCGCGACCCGTCCGGTGCTGCTGATGTCGTTCCTGGTCGACATCGCGGCGATGGTGATCGCGATGCCCCGCGCGCTGTTCCCGGCCCGGGCCCAGACACTGGGCGGTGGTTCGGCCGTCGGGTGGCTGTTCGCCTCACTGGCGATCGGCGCGGTCGTCGTCGGAGCGACCTCGGGCTGGATCGGCCGGGTGCGCCGGCAGGGCGGGGCGCTGGTGGTGGCGATCGTCGTCTGGGGCCTGGCGGTGGCCGCGTCCGGGCTGGCCGACCGGCTCTGGCTGACCGTGGCGCTGCTGGCCGTCGGAGGCGCGGCGGACCTCGTCTCGGCGGTGTACCGGCAGACGATGCTGCAGACCTACGCGCCGGATGAGATGCGCGGCCGGATGCAGGGGGTGTTCATCGTGGTGGTGGCCGGCGGGCCGCGGCTGGGCGACGTCCGGGCCGGCGCCACCGCGGACTGGTTCGGCACTCAGGCCGCCTGGGTCGGCGGCGGGCTGGTCTGCTCGGTGGTGGTGCTCGCGGCCCTGGCGGTGCCCGCGTTCCGGAACTACGACGCCGCAGCGAGTCGCCCCGACTGACGCTCACCCCCCGGAGTCAGCTTGTGTCGGGTTTCGGGATGCGTCAGGTCAGGAGCAGGTGCACCTGGAGCTCACCGATCAGGAAGCCCAGCACTGCGCCGACGGTGATCAGCTTCCACTCGTCCTGCTTGAAGGCCGGGCGCAGCAGTGCCTCGTACTCGTCGTCGGTCATCGCGCTCATCTTGGTCACGATGGTGCCGCGGACGTTGAGCTGCTCCATCGCGTAGTCGCCGACCGAGTCGAGATCGGCGCGCATCCGCTCGAGCGCCGAGGCCGCGATGTGCGCCCGCATCTCCTGGTAGCGCCGCCCGCCGACGGCCAGCACGAGCAGCGGCTTGGCCGGCCCCACCTGCGAGCTGAGCGCGCTGTCGACCTCGCGAGCGATCAGGGCCAGCAGCCGGTCGGACTGCGGGCCGGCCAGCATCGCGCCGATCAGGTTGGTCGGGGTGAGGATCTCGGCGGCCAGCAGTTCGGCATAGTCCGCGATCACCTGGCTGCGCCGCCGGTGGAACATGCCCTGCCAGGCCAGCGGCCCGAGGATACGACGCGGGCGGATCGGCCGGAAGATCAACTGCAGCGCCACCCAGTCCGTGCAGAACCCGACCAGGCCACCGAAAACCGGAACCACCCACGTGCTGTGCGTCAGCGCCCAGACCCCGGCCTGCACCGCGCCGAGCACAAGTCCGAACGGCGCCCCCACCCGAACGATGAACGCGAACTCGTTCTTTCCCATCCGTCGCATCAGCGAGACGAGCAGAGCCTTGTCGCGGGTCAACGCGTCGACCGCGACCGCACGCAGGTCGATCACCGACTCCGGGTCGCGCTTGAGGTCCTCGACCAAGCGCTCGATCATCTTCGGCGCCTGCCGCTGGACCGACCAGATCACCGCCCGCTTGCCGACCTCCGGCATCGGCTCCCAGAGCGCCGGTGAATGGGTCGACATCAGGTCGCGAACCATCTCGTCGATCGTGCGCCGCATCGGGTCCTGAAGTTGCGCGGCCAGTTCGCGACCATCGATCCGCTCGAACAATTCCGTGGTGGTCAGCAGGCGGGACAGCATGAGGTCGACGGCGACGTTGGCCATCCGTGGGGCGAACCGCGGGATCACGCCCTGCCAGCCGAGGAACGGCCGGATGCCGCGGAACTCCAGGGGCCGGAACATCATCTCGACGGCCACCAGCTTGGTGACGTACCCGATCACCGCGGCCACCAACGGCATGGACAGATAGATCGCCCACGACGGCAGGTGGCCGAACACGGTGCCTCCAGTGCTACTGAACCCTCAACAGTACGGTCGGTGCATGATCGGCGATCGACGGTCCGGCAATGACTCGGAAAGGTTGCGGTCCACCCGCTCCTTCTTCGCCGAGCGGGCCGCCGGTTGGGACACCAAGTTCGGCGACGACATCCCCGTTTACGAGGCCGCCGTGACGCGGGCCGGGTACCGGCCGGGGTGTGTGGTGGCCGACCTCGGCTGCGGTACCGGGCGCGCACTGCCGGCATTGCGGACCGCGGTCGGGCCGGACGGGATCGTGCTCGGCGTCGAGGTCACCTCGGAGATGCTTGCGGTGACGCGCAGCACCGGGCGGGCCACGGTGGCCCACCCGTTGCTCGCTGACGCCTTGCACCTGCCGATCCGCGACGCCGCCCTCGGCGGGCTGTTCGCCGCCGGACTGCTGAACCATCTGCCCGACCCCGAGGCCGCCCTGGTCGAACTGGCCCGGGTCACCGGTGCTCAGGGCCGCCTGGTGCTGTTCCACCCGATCGCCCGCCGGGCACTGGCCGCCCGTCACGGACGCGAGATCCGCGACGACGAGGCGTTGTCGGCCGGGCCGCTGCGGGCCTCGCTGACCCGCACCGGTTGGGAGCTACTCGAGTACGAAGACGGGAACGACCACTTCTTCGTCCTCGCCGTTCGCCGGGCGGGGTGAACCGAGAACCGGGGCCCGACCGATGGAGCCGTCCGCGACCAGGGTGACGTCGAGCCAGGCGGCGGCGTCGGTCCCGATAGTCACCTCGGTGACGTACGGGGCGAAGCCCGCGGCCTGCACGACCAGCGAGATCGGGCCGTCCGGCAGTCCGCCGAGCGTGAACCGCCCACCGGACCGGGTACCGGTGCGGGCCAGCAGCACGCCCTCGGGGTCCAACGCGGTCAGCACGGCTGTCTGCGCGTCGGCCTCGCCGATCGGCTGCACCCGGCCGAACAGTCTGGGCGGCAGGGCGTCCAGGACGATCTCGAACGAGTGCCCGCCGAGGACCTGACGCACCGCCGGCTCGAAGCCGACCGCGCTGACCACAAGCGTCTGGGGGCGCGTCCCCACCTCGGGGACGACGACGAACTCGCCCGCCTCGCCGGCCGCGGCCACCCCGATCTGATTGCCCGTCAGGTCCAGCAGAGTGGCCACAGCCGCGGGCACCGCCCAACCGTCGCGTTCGACGACCCGCCCGACGACCGTCTCGGCCGGCACCGGCACCAGCGTCGGTGCGGCCGGGGCCGCGACCGCTCGCTCGGTGGCCGCGGCCGGTGCCTCCGCGGGCTTCGAGCCGCGCAGCGGCACCTGCTTGACGAACAGCCCGGTCACGACGCCGAGGGCGCAGATCACCGCCGCCCAGCCGAAAACACCGCGCACGCCGTGGGTGATCGCGTTCTGAAAGGCGACCAGCACGTCGTGCGGCATCCGGCGCACGACGTCCGGCGACAGCACCGCCGTGCCACCCAGCGGACTGCTCCCACCGAGTTGATGCTGCATCGACTCGGTGATCCGGCCGGCGAACAGCGAACCCAGCATGCTCACGCCGATCGAACCGCCCATGCTGCGCAGGAACGTCGCGGCGGCCGTGGCGGCGCCGATGTCCTTGAGCTGCACGCTGTTCTGCGCGACCAGCATCGTGGTCTGGAACAACATTCCCATGCCCAGCCCGGTCACGAACATGAAGGCACCGGTGACGGTCCGGGTGGTGTCGGTGTGCATCGTGGCCAACAGCGCCAGACCAACGGTCATCAGCGCGGTGCCGAGCACCGGGAACGTGCGGTAGTGCCCGGTCCGGGTGGAAACCTGACCCGCCGTCAGACTGCTGATCACGACGCCGACCATCATCGGTAGCAGCAGCAGACCGGAGTTCGTGGCCGATGCGCCCTGGACGTACTGCTGGTACTGCGGCAGGAACGTCATGCCGCCGAACATCCCGAAGCCGACGATGAAGCTGATCACCCCGGCCAAGGTGAAGTTGAGGTTGCGGAACACACCCAGCGGCATTATCGGCTGGGCCACGCGGGTCTCGACCCGCAGGAACAACACGAAGGCGACGAGGGTCAGCGCCAACAGCCCGATGATCGTCGTGGAGCCCCAGGCGTACTGCGTGCCGCCCCAGCTGGTGATCAGGGTCAGCGCGCTGATCCAGACGGTGAGCAGCGCGGCGCCCACCCAGTCGATGCGGACGTCCACCGCGGTCGGCTTCGGGAGGTGCATCGTCGCCGCGATCACGACCAGCGCGACACCGCCGATCGGGACGTTGACGTAGAAGGCCCAGCGCCAGCTGGCGTTGTCGGTGATCCACCCGCCGACCAGCGGGCCGGCGATCATCGAGACCGGCATGATCGCCATGAAGTAGCCCATGTAGCGGCCACGTTCGCGCGGCGGGATCAGCACACCGAGCACCGCCATGACCCCGACCAACAGACCGCCGGCGCCGATGCCTTGCAGGGCCCGGAACCCGATCAGCTGGTTCATGGACTGGGCCGCACCGCTCAGCGCCGAGCCGACCAGGAAGATCACGATCGACGTCATGAACATGGCCTTGCGGCTGAACATGTCGCCGAGCTTTCCCCACAGCGGGGTCGCGACAGTGGTGCCGAGGATGTACGCCGTGGTC
Above is a genomic segment from Sporichthyaceae bacterium containing:
- a CDS encoding ABC transporter substrate-binding protein; its protein translation is MRINSRVVKAVPVVASVALVLAACGSSGNSNSVAQAPAAPAADAAAPAAAAPAAAAPAAAAPAAAAPAAAPAAASTTTAAAPAAVKAAPAAKSATKATKAVTKANAAAPAATAADTANSGGNDVKSTDSAGDKAANQKVYDSKQGATDIGVTKDTIKLGTINMHGMALGNVLVTPQVHGDLAAMQAINDRGGILGRRMSMTDCDDGPGEVARAKACIKKLVGQDQVFGLITGVDWATASIHDDLKQYHLPYFGAWAYSQTEWQDPFMFPTHMSMIHEAMSGAHWAANVIKPKTYGLVCLTSPEMQLACNAVSQVMDASGSKLVKRADVSISETSMSAYVLAMRAAAPEHIIHYVINPATMAKFMVEAAQQGYYPPKGISGNHLAAEVLGSIF
- a CDS encoding DUF3467 domain-containing protein, which gives rise to MTEEPRQPLQRFEVEMSPEVEVGLHADFANLWHTQDTIVLDFAVLRQPPYLQIDESGTEVAVAPARIVARVRLPPRQMWELMRALEKELTAWENATGERMPPPTA
- a CDS encoding MFS transporter, giving the protein MTTATKAEPQGWRRAAIDISPLRHVAFRRLWAGNAIAFVGFQITAVAVAVQVYDVTGSSFWVGMLGAAGLVPLIVFGLWGGAVADAIDRRRLLLFGSLLLWTSTGGLFAQAATGLDNLGVLLALVALQSAGFAVASSTRGAIVPRLLPEEMVAAANTLSFTTSNVATLGGPLLAGILIADSSVTAAYAADALLFTAALYAAIRLPKLPPGEIREAPGLRSVIDGLAFIATRPVLLMSFLVDIAAMVIAMPRALFPARAQTLGGGSAVGWLFASLAIGAVVVGATSGWIGRVRRQGGALVVAIVVWGLAVAASGLADRLWLTVALLAVGGAADLVSAVYRQTMLQTYAPDEMRGRMQGVFIVVVAGGPRLGDVRAGATADWFGTQAAWVGGGLVCSVVVLAALAVPAFRNYDAAASRPD
- a CDS encoding DUF445 domain-containing protein; the protein is MFGHLPSWAIYLSMPLVAAVIGYVTKLVAVEMMFRPLEFRGIRPFLGWQGVIPRFAPRMANVAVDLMLSRLLTTTELFERIDGRELAAQLQDPMRRTIDEMVRDLMSTHSPALWEPMPEVGKRAVIWSVQRQAPKMIERLVEDLKRDPESVIDLRAVAVDALTRDKALLVSLMRRMGKNEFAFIVRVGAPFGLVLGAVQAGVWALTHSTWVVPVFGGLVGFCTDWVALQLIFRPIRPRRILGPLAWQGMFHRRRSQVIADYAELLAAEILTPTNLIGAMLAGPQSDRLLALIAREVDSALSSQVGPAKPLLVLAVGGRRYQEMRAHIAASALERMRADLDSVGDYAMEQLNVRGTIVTKMSAMTDDEYEALLRPAFKQDEWKLITVGAVLGFLIGELQVHLLLT
- a CDS encoding methyltransferase domain-containing protein encodes the protein MIGDRRSGNDSERLRSTRSFFAERAAGWDTKFGDDIPVYEAAVTRAGYRPGCVVADLGCGTGRALPALRTAVGPDGIVLGVEVTSEMLAVTRSTGRATVAHPLLADALHLPIRDAALGGLFAAGLLNHLPDPEAALVELARVTGAQGRLVLFHPIARRALAARHGREIRDDEALSAGPLRASLTRTGWELLEYEDGNDHFFVLAVRRAG
- a CDS encoding MFS transporter is translated as MAAGQSPAAVGSDSTRVRVVDEHGYEQRTHREILLVMSGLMISMLLAMLDNMIVAPALPTIVGDLGGLQHLAWVTTAYILGTTVATPLWGKLGDMFSRKAMFMTSIVIFLVGSALSGAAQSMNQLIGFRALQGIGAGGLLVGVMAVLGVLIPPRERGRYMGYFMAIMPVSMIAGPLVGGWITDNASWRWAFYVNVPIGGVALVVIAATMHLPKPTAVDVRIDWVGAALLTVWISALTLITSWGGTQYAWGSTTIIGLLALTLVAFVLFLRVETRVAQPIMPLGVFRNLNFTLAGVISFIVGFGMFGGMTFLPQYQQYVQGASATNSGLLLLPMMVGVVISSLTAGQVSTRTGHYRTFPVLGTALMTVGLALLATMHTDTTRTVTGAFMFVTGLGMGMLFQTTMLVAQNSVQLKDIGAATAAATFLRSMGGSIGVSMLGSLFAGRITESMQHQLGGSSPLGGTAVLSPDVVRRMPHDVLVAFQNAITHGVRGVFGWAAVICALGVVTGLFVKQVPLRGSKPAEAPAAATERAVAAPAAPTLVPVPAETVVGRVVERDGWAVPAAVATLLDLTGNQIGVAAAGEAGEFVVVPEVGTRPQTLVVSAVGFEPAVRQVLGGHSFEIVLDALPPRLFGRVQPIGEADAQTAVLTALDPEGVLLARTGTRSGGRFTLGGLPDGPISLVVQAAGFAPYVTEVTIGTDAAAWLDVTLVADGSIGRAPVLGSPRPANGEDEEVVVPVFVLE